The Macrotis lagotis isolate mMagLag1 chromosome 6, bilby.v1.9.chrom.fasta, whole genome shotgun sequence genome includes a window with the following:
- the GHSR gene encoding growth hormone secretagogue receptor type 1: protein MGNETPSLESEANFSLDYADEPFNSSWAEQLPPFSQALLTGVTVTCIGLFFIGISGNLMTMLVVSRFRDMRTTTNLYLSSMALSDLLIFLCMPLDLFRLWQYRPWNFGDFLCKLFQFISECCTYSTILNITALSIERYFAICFPLRAKVVITKGKVKLIILVLWAVSFFSAGPIFVLVGVEHENGTNPMDTNECRPTEFAIQSGLLTIMVWISSIFFFLPVFCLTVLYSLIGRKLWRRKREDVGLSASIRENNHKQTVKMLAMVVFAFVLCWLPFHVGRYLFSKSFEPGSMEIAMISQYCNLFSLVLFYLSAAINPILYNIMSKKYRVAVLRLWGLGQFSQRKLSTLKDDSSRAWTELSINT, encoded by the exons ATGGGGAACGAGACGCCGAGCTTGGAAAGCGAGGCCAACTTCAGCCTGGACTACGCGGACGAGCCTTTCAACAGTTCCTGGGCGGAGCAGCTGCCCCCCTTCTCCCAAGCCCTGCTCACCGGGGTCACGGTCACCTGCATCGGCCTCTTCTTCATCGGCATCTCGGGCAACCTGATGACCATGCTGGTGGTGTCCCGATTCCGGGACATGCGGACCACCACCAACCTCTACCTGTCCAGCATGGCGCTGTCCGACCTGCTGATCTTTCTCTGCATGCCCCTGGACCTCTTCCGCCTCTGGCAGTACCGGCCCTGGAACTTCGGCGACTTTCTCTGCAAACTCTTCCAGTTCATCAGCGAGTGCTGCACCTACTCCACCATCCTCAACATCACCGCCCTCAGCATCGAGAGGTACTTCGCCATCTGCTTCCCGCTCCGGGCCAAGGTCGTGATCACCAAGGGCAAGGTGAAGCTGATCATCTTGGTCCTCTGGGCCGTGTCCTTCTTCAGCGCCGGCCCCATCTTCGTCCTGGTGGGAGTGGAGCACGAAAATGGAACCAACCCCATGGACACCAACGAATGCAGGCCCACCGAGTTTGCCATCCAGTCGGGGCTCCTCACCATCATGGTGTGGATCTCCAGCATCTTCTTCTTTCTGCCCGTGTTTTGTCTGACTGTGCTCTACAGCCTCATTGGCAGAAAGctgtggaggaggaagagggaggacgTGGGACTGAGTGCTTCGATCCGGGAGAACAACCACAAACAAACTGTTAAAATGTTAG ccaTGGTGGTGTTTGCTTTCGTCCTCTGTTGGCTGCCATTTCATGTGGGACGCTACCTATTCTCCAAATCCTTTGAGCCTGGCTCTATGGAGATTGCGATGATTAGCCAGTATTGCAACCTGTTCTCCTTGGTCCTCTTCTATCTTAGTGCAGCAATCAACCCCATCCTTTACAACATCATGTCCAAGAAGTACCGGGTGGCTGTCCTCAGGCTCTGGGGACTTGGCCAGTTCTCCCAGAGGAAGTTGTCTACTCTGAAGGATGACAGTTCTCGGGCATGGACAGAATTGAGTATTAATACCTGA